One Legionella lansingensis genomic region harbors:
- the murA gene encoding UDP-N-acetylglucosamine 1-carboxyvinyltransferase: MDKLIINGGKALQGEVIISGAKNSALPIMAATLLANDNVTIANVPHLKDVTTMMELLGQLGTQLTVDEKMNVQVDASHITEYVAPYELVKTMRASILVLGPLLARFGQADVSLPGGCAIGTRPVDLHLKALKTMGADITVKNGYIKARCKKGRLQGKTLVFDSVTVTGTENVLMAAVLAEGKTLIKNAAREPEVVDLANFLNQMGAKITGAGTGTIEVEGVDALSGGTYAVMPDRIEAGTYLVAGAITRGKVTVRRVKPDNLLSMLCKFEEAGAELAIGEDWVTVNMHGLRPQAVNISTAPYPAFPTDMQAQFMALNTLADGSSSVIENIFENRFMHVQELQRMGAQIHLNGNTAMITGVGKLTGAPVMATDLRASASLILAGLAAEGETTVERVYHVDRGYERIEEKLSMLGADIKRVSVR, translated from the coding sequence TACAAGGCGAGGTCATCATTTCGGGAGCAAAAAATTCAGCACTACCCATCATGGCGGCCACTCTTCTCGCTAACGACAATGTGACCATTGCTAATGTCCCTCATCTTAAAGATGTCACCACGATGATGGAGCTTTTAGGGCAATTGGGTACACAGTTAACCGTTGATGAAAAAATGAATGTTCAGGTGGACGCATCCCATATCACTGAGTATGTTGCACCTTATGAGCTAGTAAAAACCATGCGTGCCTCTATTCTAGTATTAGGTCCCCTATTGGCTCGTTTTGGCCAAGCTGATGTTTCTCTTCCTGGCGGTTGTGCGATAGGTACACGCCCGGTTGACTTGCATCTTAAGGCTTTAAAAACCATGGGAGCTGATATTACGGTAAAAAATGGCTATATCAAAGCTCGCTGTAAAAAGGGTCGGCTGCAAGGTAAAACATTGGTCTTTGATTCCGTTACCGTAACCGGTACTGAAAATGTATTAATGGCCGCTGTTCTCGCTGAAGGAAAAACGCTAATTAAAAACGCAGCTCGTGAACCTGAGGTGGTTGATCTGGCCAATTTTTTGAATCAAATGGGCGCTAAGATCACTGGTGCGGGCACCGGAACAATAGAAGTGGAAGGTGTCGATGCCTTATCAGGAGGCACCTATGCTGTTATGCCTGATCGTATTGAAGCGGGGACTTATCTCGTTGCAGGAGCTATAACTCGTGGAAAAGTGACTGTGCGTCGTGTAAAACCCGATAATTTACTCTCTATGCTATGTAAGTTTGAGGAGGCCGGTGCTGAATTAGCAATCGGAGAAGATTGGGTGACGGTGAATATGCATGGCCTACGACCGCAAGCGGTTAATATTTCCACCGCCCCTTACCCAGCTTTTCCCACGGATATGCAAGCGCAATTTATGGCATTAAATACGCTGGCTGATGGCTCGTCATCGGTGATTGAGAACATTTTTGAAAACCGCTTTATGCATGTACAAGAATTACAAAGAATGGGAGCCCAAATCCATTTAAATGGCAATACAGCAATGATAACTGGTGTGGGAAAATTGACTGGTGCACCGGTGATGGCAACCGATTTACGAGCCTCCGCCAGCCTGATTTTGGCGGGTCTTGCGGCTGAAGGAGAAACAACTGTAGAACGGGTCTATCATGTGGATCGCGGTTATGAGCGCATTGAAGAGAAATTGTCCATGCTCGGAGCGGATATCAAGAGGGTTTCCGTAAGGTGA
- a CDS encoding efflux RND transporter periplasmic adaptor subunit: MIKTDFIKIYFCLSSLVLMLITGCHQDKQPTAPTPTVSAIKVVSSQIPIYKEYIGITQSIASVGIRARVEGFLTQMNFVEGKPVKKDQLLFVIDPKPFEAQLELAQGQLARSIADQEFQRVQFLRMKELVAKGDVSQSRYDEVRATYQEAEADVEVGRAKVEEAKINLSYCYMRSPIDGIIGERYVDVGNLVGGTKNTLLATVVKLDPMYVQFSPSVNDFGEFLKYRENVPFKVEVSLPQNKDLVFRGQVDLVNNQADVPTATILMRALIQNPEKLLLPGIYVDIKVILTEHGDVILIPSKAIMETQGEKSVYVINKENEVEVRTITTAAEYEDQSIVKSGLQIGDVIMTSGLQNVKPNQKVIIKMNGQ, translated from the coding sequence ATGATAAAAACGGATTTTATAAAAATATATTTCTGCCTTAGTTCCTTAGTGCTGATGCTTATTACAGGATGTCATCAGGATAAGCAGCCGACAGCTCCTACCCCTACTGTCTCTGCGATTAAAGTTGTTTCCTCGCAAATTCCTATTTACAAAGAATATATCGGTATCACGCAATCCATTGCGAGTGTTGGTATCAGAGCTCGGGTCGAAGGTTTTTTAACACAAATGAATTTTGTTGAGGGAAAACCTGTTAAAAAGGACCAGCTCTTATTTGTCATTGACCCTAAGCCTTTCGAGGCACAGTTAGAACTCGCGCAAGGACAATTGGCAAGGAGCATAGCCGATCAGGAATTCCAACGCGTACAATTCTTGCGCATGAAAGAGCTTGTGGCGAAGGGTGATGTATCGCAATCGCGTTATGATGAGGTGCGTGCAACCTATCAAGAGGCCGAGGCTGATGTTGAAGTTGGTAGGGCAAAAGTCGAAGAAGCAAAGATCAATTTGAGCTATTGCTATATGCGTTCACCGATTGATGGAATTATTGGAGAAAGATACGTCGATGTTGGTAATTTAGTTGGTGGCACTAAGAATACGTTGCTTGCAACGGTAGTTAAATTAGACCCCATGTACGTACAATTCAGTCCAAGCGTTAATGATTTTGGTGAATTTTTAAAGTATCGAGAGAATGTTCCTTTTAAGGTTGAGGTTAGTCTACCGCAAAACAAGGACCTCGTTTTCCGTGGTCAGGTTGATTTGGTAAATAATCAAGCCGATGTTCCCACCGCAACAATATTAATGCGGGCACTTATACAGAACCCTGAGAAATTGCTTCTGCCCGGTATTTATGTTGATATAAAAGTTATTTTAACTGAGCATGGCGACGTGATTCTAATTCCTTCTAAAGCCATCATGGAGACCCAAGGTGAAAAATCGGTTTATGTTATTAATAAAGAAAATGAGGTAGAAGTTAGAACCATCACTACGGCAGCCGAATATGAGGATCAATCAATCGTTAAATCAGGTTTACAGATTGGCGACGTCATCATGACGAGTGGTTTGCAAAACGTAAAACCGAATCAAAAGGTTATTATAAAAATGAATGGGCAATAG
- a CDS encoding decaprenyl-phosphate phosphoribosyltransferase, whose amino-acid sequence MTSIKQCIKLLRLSHWTKAAFVLLGVFYAGSLQYLPNALLAALAFCLIASAVYIYNDIQDIEEDQLHPKKRYRPLASGEISLDFAVSMLAILLLTGFILAWLISSNLAALLGIYLLINLAYNHVLKNVPILDVLCIASGFLLRVLAGTIGIDLPISWWLAFTATLISLFIALCKRRLEKQLGLRSATRAVLRKYSPHLLDNLITITAIASFVTYLFYTIYARDESFYFLLTLPFAAIGLWRFAWLTTRNSDNDDPVSIFFRDNLSRFNLLCFLTLTVIALMK is encoded by the coding sequence ATGACGTCAATAAAACAATGCATCAAGTTACTAAGACTATCCCATTGGACTAAAGCAGCATTTGTTCTCCTGGGTGTTTTTTATGCTGGATCATTGCAATACCTTCCTAATGCTTTACTTGCTGCGCTTGCATTTTGTCTCATTGCTAGCGCTGTTTACATTTACAATGACATTCAGGACATAGAAGAAGATCAGCTACACCCCAAAAAGCGTTATCGTCCCTTGGCTTCTGGAGAAATTTCACTGGATTTTGCAGTCAGCATGCTTGCTATCCTTTTGCTCACTGGATTCATTCTTGCTTGGCTAATTTCAAGTAACCTGGCTGCACTTCTTGGAATCTACTTACTCATTAACCTGGCCTATAATCATGTACTAAAAAATGTTCCTATTCTTGATGTTCTCTGTATTGCAAGTGGTTTCCTGCTTCGAGTTTTAGCAGGGACTATAGGGATTGATCTGCCAATTTCCTGGTGGTTAGCGTTCACAGCTACTCTAATTAGCTTATTTATTGCTCTCTGTAAGCGAAGATTGGAAAAGCAATTGGGGTTGCGTTCTGCTACCAGAGCTGTTTTAAGAAAATATTCGCCTCATTTATTAGATAACCTTATAACAATTACCGCTATAGCGAGCTTTGTCACTTATCTTTTTTATACCATCTATGCTCGAGATGAATCGTTCTATTTTTTGTTGACGCTCCCTTTTGCAGCAATTGGATTATGGCGTTTTGCATGGTTAACAACCCGCAATTCTGATAATGACGATCCAGTCTCCATTTTCTTTAGAGATAATTTATCCCGCTTTAATTTACTGTGTTTTCTGACTCTTACTGTGATTGCGCTCATGAAATGA
- a CDS encoding TerC family protein, whose amino-acid sequence MQSISEWWMWAGFFLFIGLMLAIDIFMLSGKKAHFVSTREALAWVITWITLALIFNLLLWIYLLHTTTPAIAHARALEFLTGYLIEESLSMDNMFIFIMIFNYFCIPPEYQRRVLLFGVLGAIFMRLLLILLGVFLVAKFHWILYLFGIFLLISGVRLFFFAEKDARLDTNPILIVMRKYLRVTKDLYEERFFIKKNNQWFITPLFLVLVLIEMSDLIFALDSIPAIFAITEDPFIIFTSNIFAILGLRAMYFLLRNLADRFHLLKYGIACILIFIGLKMIVSYWLHVPTIIALGVIVIILIVSVVSSLMSPGAEKKK is encoded by the coding sequence ATGCAGTCAATCAGTGAATGGTGGATGTGGGCAGGTTTTTTTCTCTTTATCGGCTTGATGCTTGCCATTGATATCTTTATGTTAAGTGGAAAAAAAGCCCATTTTGTCTCAACAAGGGAAGCGTTGGCATGGGTGATTACATGGATAACCTTGGCTCTGATATTTAATCTCCTTCTCTGGATTTATTTGCTACATACCACAACCCCTGCAATCGCCCACGCAAGAGCTCTCGAGTTTTTGACAGGGTATTTAATCGAAGAATCGCTCTCAATGGACAATATGTTCATTTTCATCATGATCTTTAATTATTTTTGTATTCCACCTGAGTATCAGCGTCGTGTATTACTATTTGGGGTTTTAGGCGCTATTTTCATGCGCTTGCTGCTCATTTTATTAGGGGTCTTTTTGGTGGCCAAATTTCATTGGATACTCTACCTTTTTGGCATCTTTCTCTTGATTAGTGGTGTGAGATTATTTTTCTTTGCTGAGAAAGATGCAAGGTTGGATACCAATCCAATTTTAATTGTCATGCGGAAATATCTAAGAGTGACGAAAGACTTATATGAAGAGCGTTTTTTTATTAAAAAAAATAATCAATGGTTCATTACGCCTTTATTTTTAGTATTAGTACTTATTGAAATGAGCGATTTGATTTTTGCCCTAGACAGCATTCCAGCTATTTTTGCTATTACTGAGGATCCCTTCATTATTTTTACGTCCAATATTTTTGCTATCTTAGGTTTGCGTGCCATGTATTTTTTATTGAGAAATTTGGCAGATCGTTTCCATCTTTTAAAATATGGGATAGCTTGCATCCTGATTTTTATTGGTTTGAAAATGATAGTAAGTTACTGGCTACATGTGCCGACCATTATTGCTTTGGGTGTGATAGTTATTATTTTAATTGTCAGTGTTGTATCTAGTTTAATGAGCCCGGGAGCAGAAAAAAAGAAATAA
- a CDS encoding polysaccharide biosynthesis protein, producing the protein MQSLSHFLQKFYKKLPVIAFDVFAIPCAWYLAYWLRYNLQPFPRNLTSFYSLSSLLILTTVQIGCYYYFKVYRGLWRFSSLKDVARIINSTIFATVLTVLALYFASLLQHLPRSVLPLYNMILVILLCGARLTLRSFWDWQEKGHFGEAKRVLIIGAGRAGEGLVRDLKRTQSYRPIGFVDDNLAKRGLEVHGVRVLGTTRDLVDLVANYDIQLIFIAIPSARSATMRRIVNHCESCKVPFRTLPSLSALAAGRVEVTALRDVNIEDLLGRDQVQLNWEKIAANIKDKNIIVTGGGGSIGSELCRQIMQLNPSKLLIIDNSEFNLYKIELELKKKFPNSPLELGLISVTDATAVDFLFHQFKPQIIFHAAAYKHVPMLEEQVRVAVQNNVIGTQVVAEASVAVGVEKFILISTDKAVNPTNVMGTTKRVAEIYCQNLNERVDTQFITVRFGNVLGSAGSVVPLFQKQLQAGGPLTVTHPDIERYFMTIPEACQLILQAMVNGQGGEIFVLDMGEPIKISYLAEQMIRLAGKEPGKDIAIEYTGLRPGEKLFEELFHSSEQLAQTEHEKLFKAKFRNLEWTELTQTIRLLNMACTMHNNAELYILLKSLVPEFNSQIEPNSVAKLLE; encoded by the coding sequence ATGCAGAGCCTTAGTCATTTTTTACAAAAATTTTATAAGAAATTGCCTGTCATTGCTTTCGACGTGTTTGCTATACCATGTGCTTGGTATCTTGCTTATTGGCTAAGATATAACTTGCAGCCTTTCCCTCGTAATCTTACTAGTTTTTACTCTTTATCTTCCTTGTTGATTCTAACCACCGTGCAAATTGGTTGTTATTATTATTTCAAGGTTTATCGTGGTCTATGGCGTTTTTCTTCCCTTAAAGATGTGGCCAGGATTATTAATTCTACAATTTTTGCGACAGTTTTGACTGTTTTAGCATTATACTTTGCTTCTTTGCTACAACACTTGCCCCGTTCCGTCCTGCCGCTATATAACATGATTTTGGTCATTTTGCTTTGTGGTGCACGACTGACATTGCGGTCTTTTTGGGATTGGCAAGAAAAGGGTCATTTTGGTGAAGCAAAGCGCGTTCTAATTATCGGGGCTGGCAGGGCTGGCGAAGGGTTGGTGAGAGATTTAAAGCGTACACAATCCTATCGGCCTATTGGCTTTGTCGATGACAATTTGGCAAAACGAGGGTTGGAGGTACATGGTGTCAGGGTACTGGGCACCACACGAGATCTGGTTGATTTAGTGGCTAACTATGATATCCAACTGATATTTATTGCAATACCTTCCGCCCGCTCCGCAACCATGCGTCGAATTGTCAATCACTGTGAAAGTTGCAAAGTACCTTTTCGTACATTGCCTAGTCTCTCTGCTCTGGCTGCAGGCCGTGTTGAGGTTACAGCGCTTCGCGATGTGAATATTGAAGACCTCTTGGGGCGTGACCAAGTCCAATTAAACTGGGAAAAAATCGCTGCAAACATAAAGGATAAAAATATTATTGTAACTGGGGGAGGTGGTTCAATTGGTTCCGAATTATGCCGCCAAATAATGCAACTTAATCCTAGCAAACTGTTAATTATTGATAATTCCGAGTTTAATCTTTACAAAATAGAGCTGGAATTAAAGAAAAAATTCCCAAATAGTCCTCTTGAACTGGGATTGATTTCAGTAACAGATGCGACGGCTGTTGACTTCCTGTTTCATCAATTTAAACCACAGATCATCTTCCACGCCGCAGCCTATAAGCATGTTCCTATGCTTGAAGAGCAAGTGCGTGTTGCAGTTCAAAACAACGTGATCGGTACACAGGTGGTTGCTGAAGCCAGTGTGGCTGTTGGTGTGGAAAAATTCATTCTAATTTCTACAGATAAGGCTGTTAATCCCACGAATGTTATGGGAACAACCAAGCGCGTTGCTGAAATTTATTGTCAGAATTTAAATGAACGAGTGGATACGCAATTTATTACTGTTCGTTTTGGTAATGTGCTTGGTTCGGCAGGAAGCGTGGTTCCTTTATTCCAGAAGCAATTACAAGCTGGCGGACCTCTTACTGTCACTCATCCTGATATAGAACGCTATTTTATGACCATTCCTGAAGCTTGTCAGCTCATTTTGCAAGCCATGGTAAACGGTCAGGGTGGAGAAATTTTTGTCTTGGATATGGGAGAGCCTATTAAAATCAGTTATCTTGCCGAACAGATGATTCGTTTGGCTGGAAAAGAACCGGGAAAAGATATCGCCATAGAGTATACAGGACTAAGACCTGGTGAAAAATTGTTTGAGGAGTTGTTTCATTCTTCTGAACAATTGGCGCAGACAGAACATGAGAAATTGTTTAAAGCAAAATTTCGGAATCTGGAGTGGACGGAATTAACGCAGACAATCCGTTTGTTAAATATGGCTTGTACTATGCATAATAATGCAGAGCTATACATTTTATTAAAGAGCTTGGTTCCAGAGTTCAACTCACAAATAGAACCAAACTCAGTCGCAAAATTACTTGAATAA
- a CDS encoding Nif3-like dinuclear metal center hexameric protein produces MIARDALASYLHDLLSCADFNDYAPNGLQVEGKTNIQRICTAVTASAETIEHALVLQADALLVHHGYFWRGEEPNITGMKRQRLGKLLTHDISLFAYHLPLDCHPEFGNNASLAKRLNLSTTEMHRAGKTANLLWSGVFGEPKVIPEFLSELEQQLQRKPLHIAGKAKVIKRLAWCTGAAQDFIEDAYHLGADAYISGEISERTYYQAKELGIHYFACGHHATERYGIQELGKHLAVNFQLEHYFIDSSNPI; encoded by the coding sequence GTGATTGCACGTGATGCATTAGCATCCTATCTGCATGACCTTCTAAGTTGCGCTGATTTTAATGATTACGCACCTAATGGGTTGCAGGTTGAGGGTAAAACAAACATTCAACGGATCTGTACAGCAGTGACTGCATCCGCTGAGACGATTGAACACGCGCTTGTACTCCAAGCAGATGCTTTGCTCGTTCATCACGGATATTTTTGGCGAGGAGAGGAGCCCAACATTACAGGAATGAAGCGTCAACGTCTTGGTAAATTATTGACTCATGACATTTCACTGTTTGCTTACCACTTGCCTCTCGATTGTCATCCTGAATTTGGCAATAATGCAAGCCTTGCGAAGCGGTTAAATCTAAGTACTACTGAAATGCATCGAGCAGGAAAAACAGCGAATCTTTTATGGTCAGGGGTATTTGGGGAGCCTAAAGTTATTCCTGAATTTTTAAGCGAATTGGAGCAACAGTTGCAAAGAAAGCCTTTGCATATTGCAGGAAAGGCTAAGGTCATAAAGCGGCTAGCCTGGTGCACGGGGGCTGCCCAAGATTTTATTGAGGATGCATATCATCTTGGTGCAGATGCTTATATCAGTGGAGAAATATCTGAACGTACTTACTATCAGGCGAAAGAGTTGGGAATCCACTATTTTGCCTGTGGACATCATGCGACAGAACGTTATGGCATTCAAGAATTAGGCAAACATCTAGCCGTTAATTTCCAATTAGAGCACTATTTTATTGATAGCTCTAATCCTATTTAA
- a CDS encoding protein LphB produces the protein MINRLLSKLYCRGELLRRCILVAFLLLSFYYLLVMQVSAIWPFTIDDMYIPLRYAKHWAEGHGLLWNISEDPVEGYSNFSFVVLAALAIQFNLDPVITLKSFGVLGLLVSTISLYGLSRLWFSSWVAVIPCFWLLLYNGEILWSVSGLETTVYQGLICASLFFLLRAMGYRSFPGSREEGKNVFWVVTGALFALASMTRPEAPALIVVFYSWALFDSPKHMKRNYLQNWLLSCLIFFILFMPYFFWRWHYYGRLFPNAIYCKGLVDFSLQLDLVYLRLAWPFILLALPAIIRRAHDKRNYFLWLPSLIYLLLLIGADPVAAFANRLFLPAFILLLPLTLQGINIAIKYVFPQEDVFYFAALLVTVVVIALLFIPKMTLANYRYFTINPKLGLRLRQNVVNWLNQHMKPGSYVVLADSGMIPYMSSLNFIDSYCLNNKQMVNASAQDMYFFLCNQVFISHPDAIILTSLVEKGEIRYTPADFCLQQRLKNTNLYKFRAILTTGNQKSLYRYEIYTLSK, from the coding sequence ATGATCAATAGACTTCTTTCGAAACTCTACTGCAGAGGAGAATTGCTTCGTCGATGCATCTTGGTCGCTTTTTTGCTGTTATCTTTTTATTACCTTCTGGTGATGCAAGTCAGTGCTATTTGGCCCTTCACGATTGATGATATGTACATCCCTTTACGTTACGCTAAACATTGGGCAGAAGGGCATGGCCTATTATGGAACATTAGTGAAGACCCTGTTGAAGGTTATTCAAATTTTAGTTTTGTTGTCCTTGCTGCCCTTGCTATTCAATTCAATCTAGATCCCGTCATTACGCTCAAAAGTTTTGGAGTGCTTGGGTTGTTGGTAAGCACTATAAGTCTATACGGTCTCTCTAGGTTGTGGTTTTCATCTTGGGTTGCTGTTATCCCTTGTTTTTGGTTATTGCTATACAACGGTGAGATTCTGTGGAGTGTTAGTGGTTTAGAGACCACGGTGTATCAGGGATTAATTTGTGCCTCTTTATTTTTTTTATTGAGAGCCATGGGCTACCGTTCGTTTCCGGGTAGCAGAGAAGAAGGAAAGAACGTTTTCTGGGTGGTGACTGGAGCACTCTTCGCTTTAGCCAGTATGACCAGACCCGAAGCTCCAGCCCTGATCGTTGTTTTTTATAGTTGGGCTCTCTTTGATAGTCCAAAGCATATGAAAAGAAACTATTTGCAAAATTGGTTATTGAGCTGTCTTATCTTTTTTATACTCTTTATGCCTTATTTTTTCTGGCGTTGGCATTATTATGGGCGGTTATTTCCCAATGCCATCTACTGTAAGGGCCTTGTTGATTTTTCTTTACAGTTGGACTTAGTCTATTTACGTCTAGCATGGCCCTTTATCCTATTAGCGCTACCGGCGATTATTCGCAGAGCTCATGATAAACGCAATTATTTTTTGTGGCTGCCAAGTTTGATTTATTTACTGCTACTCATTGGTGCTGATCCAGTAGCGGCTTTTGCTAATCGTCTGTTTTTACCGGCCTTTATTTTACTTTTACCATTGACCCTGCAGGGCATTAACATTGCAATTAAATACGTTTTCCCGCAAGAGGACGTCTTTTATTTTGCTGCTCTTCTAGTGACTGTGGTAGTGATCGCTTTATTGTTTATTCCCAAAATGACCTTAGCAAATTACCGCTACTTCACCATAAACCCAAAACTCGGTTTGCGCCTTCGGCAAAATGTGGTTAACTGGTTAAATCAACACATGAAGCCAGGTAGCTATGTTGTTTTAGCTGATAGCGGAATGATTCCTTATATGAGCTCTTTAAATTTTATTGATTCTTATTGTCTCAATAATAAACAAATGGTAAATGCATCAGCACAAGATATGTACTTTTTTTTATGTAATCAAGTATTTATCAGCCATCCGGATGCAATTATTTTAACCTCTTTAGTAGAAAAAGGAGAAATCAGGTATACACCAGCTGACTTTTGTTTACAGCAAAGGCTGAAAAATACCAATTTATACAAATTCAGAGCGATTCTCACGACAGGCAATCAAAAATCGTTATATCGCTATGAAATTTATACACTCTCAAAGTGA